Part of the Oscillospiraceae bacterium genome, TCCTGCAGCAGCCGCGCGAGCGCCACCGCGCCGTGCCCATAGGCGTCTGCCTTCACCATGGCCATCAGCCGGCAGTCGTCCCCGATCCGCGCGCGAATGGCTCTATAGTTGTGCATCGCCGCGTCCAGGGAGATCTCCGCCCAGGTCCGCCGCAAAGCAAGTACAGCATCTTTCATCACAATGTCCGTGCCTTTCGAAATTTCAGGTCTAATGACGTGCGGCTTGTCCGCCATACGGCGGCCCGGGACGATGGACGCTCTCGGCCCCGGGGCCGAGAGCGTCCTCAAGATTCAAAAGAAAATTTTTCAAACACACAGTCGATGACCCGCGCGTCCGCCGCGTAGGTCTCCGCCCGCACAGGTTTGCACGTCTCTCTCTCGAACCAGACGCGCTGCTCGATCTCGACACCCGCCGCCGTGGACTTGTAGACCATGAGCAGACACGCGACACCGTCCAGCTTCTCCCGCCCGGTGGAGGCGACATAACCCTCGCCCCAAGTCTTCAGCATCACGGGCAGCGCGTCCACCGGTGTGAGACCCGTCCCCGGCAGAGGACCTGTCTCTAAAATCAGGCCGTCGTAGGACAGCGCCGTCCCGCCCGCCTCGATTGTGGCGCGGACGCCGCGCACCTCCTCAGGCGCCAAAATCTCCACCGCGCTCTCCCCGTCACGGTCGTAGTCGAACTGCAGCGTGAACGCGTTCACCGCATCGCCGAAATCCGCCGTCAGCACCGCCTGCAAAGAGCAGCGCCGGAGACCAGCGTACAATGTCCGGACAGCCTCGGCGTCGTCGACAGCGTCCGCGCGCCCGCAGGCGGCGAACAGACAAACCGTGCACACAAGGGCCATCGCAAGCGCGCACAGCCGCGCGCAGATCCGTTTCATTGTGCCATCAAACCCCCTGTTTGCCGCGCAGCACCGCATCGATCGCCTCCGGCACATACGCTATCAAGTCGGACGGCGTCATGCCGTAGACACCGCGCGCCGCGGCGGCCAGGTCCCCCGCGCGGCCGTGCAGGTACACGCCTGCGGCTGTGACCTCGGCCTCGTCCGCGCGCCAGAGATCGGGCCGGGCCGCGCGCTGCGCCAACAGCCCGGTGAGCAGCCCCGCCAAAACGTCGCCGCTGCCCCCCTTGGCCATACCCGGGTTGCCCGTCCCGTTGCCATAGAGCCGGCCGTCCGGCGACGCCGTCACCGTGCGGTGACCCTTGAGCACTACGATGGCGCGCCGCCGCTCGGCCATCCGCCGGGCGGCGGCGGCCCGCCCCTCGGTCAAATCGCCGCCCAGACGACGAAATTCCCCCTCGTGCGGGGTGAGGATCAGGGGCGCCGTCCGTTTCAATATATGTCCGGCCAGCGCATTTAGACCGTCCGCATCCGCCACAAACGGCGCCGGGCACTCGGCGGTCAGTACCGCCACCAATGCATCCAGCGCTTCGGACCGGCCAAGCCCAGGCCCCGCCAGCAGGGCGTGCACGCCCTGCATCCATGCCCGGATCTCCGGCAGCGCCTGCGCGGACAGCCGGCCCTCCGCATCCTCCGGCAGCGGCCGGCACATTACCTCGGGGCAACAGGAAGCCGCCACGACCGGATAGACGCTGCGCGGCACGAGCAGGCTGACAAGCCCGGCGCCGGCGCGCACGCAGCTCTCCGCCGCCAATCTGGCCGCGCCGGTGTAGCCCACACTGCCGCAGACGAGCAGAGCCCGGCCGCAGTCCCCTTTGTGCATCTCCGCCGGCCTGTGCGGCAAAATCCCCGCCACAAAGGCCTCGTCGACTGGAAGGACGTTCATAGCGTATGCTCCCATACAATCCGGATGCCCAGCAGAACCAGGACGACACCGCCGACCATTTCGGCGCGGCGGCGGAAGAGCACGCCCAAGCGTCGGCCCAGCAGACCGCCCAGCAGCGACAATCCAAAGGCCACACACCCGATGATAGCGGCCGAGAGGAGGATCGGCGTCTTTAGCAGCGGCAGCGTCACGCCCACGGCCAGCGCGTCCACACTGGTGGCCAGCGCCTGCAGCAGGAACTGCGGGTGGGTCAGCGCTTTCAGCGCGCCCTCCTCTTCTCCCTGCCGGCGCAGCGCGTTGTACACCATGCGTCCGCCGATGAAGCCGAGCAGCAACATCGCCAGCCAGTGGTCGACGCTCTCTATGTATCGAAGCAATTGGCTGCCCAGCAGATACCCGATGAGCGGCATGAAGAACTGAAACGCTCCGAAATAGACGCCCATCCACACCGCATGTCTGGGGCGAAACCCCGCGCAGGCCATCCCGTTCGTGACCGCGACGGCCAAGGCGTCCAGCGCCAGCGTAACGGCCATGACACACACCGTGAGCAGTTCCATCGACTCCCCCTCGGGCCTGACCGATCTGCCTGCCGGTCTGGCCGCTTGAATTTATATTATACCAGAGACCGGACCGACTGCCAAGAGTCGTTTTGGCGTCTGGGCGTCCCATTGACCCCTCCTCCTAAAAAATATATTCTGATGTCAAAATTTATGCATAACACACAGAGCGAAATGCCGTGAAACATCAAAAAACATGGCCATGGCTGCCGCGCCGTGGCCATGTTTTTTGATGTGCGGGTTTACAAGCATCGGGACGGGCTTTACAATGATAGATAGCACAAAACGCCGGGCCGCCCAAAACCGGCCTCACGTACAGGCCGGACGAACGAGGGGACGAAGGGAGAGAGATGAACATGCAGACGACCAAGGAGCGCGTACTCGCGCTGCTGGAGCCGGAGACGCAGTGTTCCGGGGCCTCGATCAGCCGGACGCTGGGGGTGAGCCGCGCGGCGGTGTGGCAAGCCGTGGAAGCCTTGCGTGCCGAGGGATATGAGATCGAAGCGCGTACGCGTCTGGGGTACCGCCTGCTGGCCCGGCCCGATCTGCTGACGCCGGGGGAGATCCGCCGCTTCCGCGCTCCGGAGACGGCGGACTTACCGGTCGCTTACCATGCCCGGGTGGATTCCACCAACCGGGCGGCCCGGCAGTGGGCGCTCGCGGCCGCGCCGCACGGCGCGGCGGTCGTCGCGGATGAGCAGACCGCCGGGCGCGGACGCTTCGGGCGGTCGTTCCTCTCACCGCCCGGCATGGGGCTCTATCTGTCGGTGATCCTGCGCCCCGACTGGCCGCCGGAGTGGCTGCCGCTGCTCACGATCTTTGTCGCGGTCGCCGCCTGCGACGCCATCGCCGCCGTCGCGGGGTGCCGTCCTCAGATCAAATGGGTCAATGACCTTCTGATGGGCGGGCGCAAACTGGCCGGCATTCTCACAGAGCTCTCTCTGGAGGGAGAGAGCGGCCGCGTGGATTCCGCCGTCGTGGGCATCGGCATCAACTGCCACGCCGCCGCCTTCCCGGCGGATCTGGCGGCCAAGGCCACCTCCCTCGAGGCGGAGACCGAACGCCGTATCCGCCGGGCGCAGCTCGCCGCCGCGCTGCTCGACCGCTTCTTTGACATGGCCGGCCACGGGCAGCCCGCGCGCTACGCGGACGACCTCGCACGCTACCGGGCGGACTGCGTGACCCTGGGCCGACGCGTCCTGGTCTCATCCCCGGCGGGCACACGGACGGGGCAGGCCCTCGCCGTCACGGACAGCGGCGCTCTGACTGTGCGTTTTGACGGCGGCCGCACCGAGGACCTCTCGTCCGGCGAAGTCTCTCTCCACGGCGACCCGCCGCCCGGCTGAGACGCTGCGGCGCGCACGGCGCCGTCACGCCGCGTCCAATCTAACGTGGGTTGCACCTGCAACCCACAACCCAAATGCTTGTTTTTTGTTGCCGCTTCGCGGCAACAAGGGTACTAAGGCAGAGCCGAAGGGATAACGGCCCCCGCCATTTCCAGCAGCGCTTCGACGTCGCTCTCCCCGATGTTCGCGTACAAATACAGGTTTTCACTGCGTACGGTGTCTCCTGCGGTTTCTCCGTCGGCGGACACTCCAAAGAGTGAATAGCTGACGAGCGGCTTTGTGATGTCCGGAGCGTCCGCCGCCGTACCCAGCAGCCACGCGGTCAAGGCCAACTCAGCGGTGCTTTCTGCCGTTTCGCCCCACTGGCAACTCAAAGAATCGCTGCGGTACCAGTCGGCCTCATACGGGACGTTTTCCAGCACCAAATCGCCGCCCAACCACGAAAGTTCCGAGGCGCCCGCCGCCACGCTCTGTGCCATCCAGGTACGGGCTGAGGCGCTGGTCATCCCGTTGACGGCGGCCATCAGCAGATTCGCGGCCCTCGGGGTATGCCCGCTCAGCCGATAAAACGACTCGAACGGTACGCCGCCACGCACCCCCCTCACCACGAGTGCGGTGCCCAATGTCGCGACGCCGTCCTCCGTTTTGTACAGCGGCACGCCGGAAACCACGCGGTCCGCATCGCTCGGCACCGCCTCGCCGAAGGCCGCGGTGTTGATGACGGGCATATAGGACATATTGGCCAACGAGGCCCGGGTAAGCGGCGGCAGCGCCTGAAATTCCTCCCGAAATACTCGGACGAGCTCCCATCCAACGGCTTTGGAAAGAACGGAGTGATTGACACCGCCTCTGTAAATGTTTCCCCCGAAGTCGATGCTTTTGATCTCCCCGTCCTCCGGGAAAGCGCCGGCGGCGGCGGCGTAATTGGGGTCGCTGTCGATGAGACGCTGGACTCTCTCCCCATCTTGAGCTTGGATATAAAATTGACGGCTGATGACGCGGCCGCTTTCCAGGGTGACGTCCATCATAATCCGGGTACTCTGCGCCAAAGGATAGCCGCCGGAACCGCGGACGGTCGCCAGGCTCTTCGCAACCAGAGCGCAGAGTTCCGGCGAGGCGAGGACAACCTCGCTGCGGCGCAGCATGCCGTAGCTCACCGTACTCCGGCGCGCATCCAAATGTTCCTGTACCCCCGCGATGTCAGACGCCTCCGGGACAGTCGCCATCTCCGCCTGACAGACGGCCGATACGCCAAACAGCAGGGCGAAGCATACGGCCGCGGTCGCCGGCAGCACAAGAAGTCCCTGCTTCAGGCTGCGGAGCCGCTTCGTCGTGATGAGCATGTAGACGCTGTACAGTACCAGCGCCAGCAAAACGAGGACAATCATCACGGTGCCCATCCCCTCCTCGTAATTCATGAATGCGCACAATACCGCCACGGCCCCCAAAAGAACAAACGCCGGGGTCGTAACAAGCCCGCTGTAAATCCGCTGCAGCATCGGCCCCGGCGCGGACCGGGCCGCCGTCTCGGATGCCCTGAAATGGAAAATCGCACAGGCCGCTCCGATGTAGAACACGGCGAGGACACCCGTATACAAAAGCGTTGGAGCCGAGTAAAACAGCGCCGGGATACTGGCGGCCGCTCCGCCGAATCTCGTCTCGAAGGCGCCCAGGAAAAAGTAGAACGGAAAATTCAGGCTCACGTCAAATAGCGGACCCATGTGGCTTGGGAGCAGCAGGGGCGCGATACTCTCCGTCGTGATGTTCAGCACAACACTGAAATACCGCGGCAAAAACAGGAGGAGCATGGTGAGCACAAAGGCGGAGAAACGCGTCCCGGTGGCGCATACGCCGACAAGCGCGCAGCCGGCGACAAGCAGCGAACCCAGGGCATACCCCAGGAAGTTCGGCAGTAAGTCCGACAGGGCCGGCCCGAAGCCGCAGACAGCATAGGCGGCATGGGCCGTCAGCACTGCGAGCGCCACTGTCCCCAGTACCCAGGTGAGTGCCGCGCCAGCGGCAGCGCCGTACAGTGACAGCCGCGTCTCCGGCAGCGCGTGATAGAAGTCGGATGCGCGGCGGCTGAATAGGAATGAGAAGGCCGCGAACACCAGCACAATCGTGCCCACGTACATAAACAGGATCAACGCGGGCGTCAGCGTAAGGATGTCGGGCGTGCTGCGCCACTCGGACGTAAGTGCGCTGACGATGGGCGTCAGGGCCGTAATGAGCAGGATGAGCGCGAGCAGGATGCCGCCCACGAGCCTGAGCTGCCGCAGGATGTCAAGGTACAGCCCGGTCGGAAACAATGATTTCTTCATATCTCTTTCTCAACCTCCTCGTCCCCGCCGAAAGCGTATCCAAGTGCTTCCAGCTCGTAGACAAAGACTTCTTCCAACGACAGCGGCAAGAGCTCCAGCAGCAACGGTGCGCGTTTGGCGAGCCGCTGTCTCATCTCGTCCCGGTCGGCGCGGACGATGGCCCGCGCGACGGAGCCCTGTTTTTCGAAGCGCAGGAGCTCGACACCGTCGAACACCGACCGGTCGAAGTCCTCCGGGAAAGCCACCTGCACCTTGAACAGCGTCGTCTTGAGGTTCTGGACGTCGCTCTCGAAGACGAGACCGCCCCGATGCATCAGCGCGAGTTGGTCGCAGGTGTCCTCAAGTTCGCGCAGCGAGTGGCTGGAGATCACCGCCGTGGCCCGGCGCGTCTCGATGTCCTCGTACAGCGTGCGTTTGACGAGCGCGCGCATTACGGGGTCGAGCCCGTCGAATGTCTCGTCCAGCAGGATGTAATCCGTGTGGCAGCACAGCGAGAGCAAGATGGCCGCCTGCCGCCGCATGCCCTTGGAAAACGTCTGGATGTTGGCGTTCATATCGAGTCCGAAGCGCGCCGCGAGTGCGCGGAGCCGCTCGTACGAGAACGCCGGGTACTCCGCGGCATACAGCCGCGCCATGCGGTGCATGTTTGCCCCCGGCAGGAAGAACAGTTCATCTGCCACGAAAATCATGCGCTGTTTGGCCATCGGGTCGTTGCAGACCTCTCGGCCGTTCAGGCGCACACTGCCCGCATCCGGGCGGTAGATTCCGGTGAGCAGCCGCAGGAGCGTCGATTTGCCCGCTCCGTTGGAGCCGACAAGTCCGTAGATGCACCCGTTGTCGATCGTACAACTGATGTGGTCCAGCGCCCGGCACGCGCCGAATGTCTTTGTCAAATCTCTTACCTCAATCATCGGTCGTCCTCCCCTTCGCGCCGACGCCGGCGGCTTCCTCCACCGCGCCGTGCAGCTCTTTCATCGTGGCCCCCTCGCTGTGCAGCTGCGCGGCCAGCATCCCAAAGGCCCGCAGCTTCTCTCGCATTCCATGTGCGATGACGGCCCGCGCGCCCACCGATACGAAGCGGCCATTTCCCGGCGTGCTCCGGCACAGTCCGCGCCGTTCGAGCTCCGCGTATGCCTTTTGCAGCGTGTTGGGGTTCACCTCCAGCGCCACCGACAGCGCGCGCACCGACGGCAGCAGTTCTCCCTCGGCAAAGTCCCCCAAACGGATCTTCATCTCCACCTGTTCAATCACCTGTTCGTAGATCGGCACCCGCGAGAGTTTGTCAATGCTCAGCACATCCTCCCCTCCTTCTCCTGTATTTGAGGGCTGTCAATCCCCTCCCGCCGGTACAACACGGATCTTTTCTCGGCAGAAGTGATTGATGATTCAGGTGTCAAAAGCGCGTCTTCTGACACCTAAATCATTGACGCCGCCCGCGTGGATGGTGGTTTTGCGTGAACTATGTGTATTATCTGTCATAGTACACATGCACTATACACCCACCCGCGCATATTGTCAAGAGGATTTTTAAGAATCATCAGTCTTTGTTATTTTTTTGTCGATTTCATTGACATGCCGGTTTCCTGTGGTATAATTGAAAGCATCCGGTACCTCGGTGTTTTTAAAATAGTAAATTTTTCCAATTTTGCATATGGGGAGGAAGACACGCATGGGAGAAAGAATTTACAATTTCTCAGCCGGGCCGGCAATGATGCCGGAGCCCGTACTGGCGCGCGCCGCCACCGAAATGCTGGACTGGAACGGCAGCGGTATGTCCGTCATGGAGATGAGTCACCGCTCTAAAACATACGCCGCAATTTTTCAAGATGCGGAGCGGAGTCTGCGCGAATTGATGGAGATCCCCGACACACACCGTGTCCTGTTTTTGCAAGGCGGCGCCACGCTGCAGTTTTCAATGATCCCCGTCAACTTGCTGCCGCGCACCGGCCGCGCCGACTATGCGATCACGGGTGAGTTTGCGAAAAAGGCCTTCAAAGAAGGCCAAAAGGTGGGCGAGGTGCGTGCCGCCGCCGATCTCTCCGGGGAGAACTTCAGCCGTATCCCCGCGCAGTCCGAGCTGGCGCTCGACGCCGGCGCCGCCTATTTCCACTATTGCATGAACAACACCATCTTCGGTACCAAGTGGCCTTATATCCCCGAGACCGGGGATGTGCCGCTCACCTGCGATATGTCCTCGTGTATCCTCTCGGAGCCCGTGGACGTCTCTCGCTTCGGTCTCATCTATGCCGGCGCGCAGAAGAACATGGGCCCGGCGGGCCTCACCGTCGTCATTCTCCATGAGGATCTGGCCGGCGCCGCGCCGCCTTCGACGCCGGGGCTGCTCGACTATGCCGCTCTCATCAAGTCCGACTCCATGCTCAACACGCCGCCCACTTACGGCATCTACTTGCTGGGCCTGGTGCTCGACTGGGTACGCTCACAGGGCGGTCTGGCCGCCCTGCGGACGCACAACCTCGCCAAGGCCGCCGTGCTCTACGACGCGCTGGACGAGAGCCGTCTATTCAAACC contains:
- a CDS encoding NAD(P)H-hydrate dehydratase; translated protein: MNVLPVDEAFVAGILPHRPAEMHKGDCGRALLVCGSVGYTGAARLAAESCVRAGAGLVSLLVPRSVYPVVAASCCPEVMCRPLPEDAEGRLSAQALPEIRAWMQGVHALLAGPGLGRSEALDALVAVLTAECPAPFVADADGLNALAGHILKRTAPLILTPHEGEFRRLGGDLTEGRAAAARRMAERRRAIVVLKGHRTVTASPDGRLYGNGTGNPGMAKGGSGDVLAGLLTGLLAQRAARPDLWRADEAEVTAAGVYLHGRAGDLAAAARGVYGMTPSDLIAYVPEAIDAVLRGKQGV
- a CDS encoding manganese efflux pump MntP family protein, which encodes MELLTVCVMAVTLALDALAVAVTNGMACAGFRPRHAVWMGVYFGAFQFFMPLIGYLLGSQLLRYIESVDHWLAMLLLGFIGGRMVYNALRRQGEEEGALKALTHPQFLLQALATSVDALAVGVTLPLLKTPILLSAAIIGCVAFGLSLLGGLLGRRLGVLFRRRAEMVGGVVLVLLGIRIVWEHTL
- a CDS encoding biotin--[acetyl-CoA-carboxylase] ligase, producing MNMQTTKERVLALLEPETQCSGASISRTLGVSRAAVWQAVEALRAEGYEIEARTRLGYRLLARPDLLTPGEIRRFRAPETADLPVAYHARVDSTNRAARQWALAAAPHGAAVVADEQTAGRGRFGRSFLSPPGMGLYLSVILRPDWPPEWLPLLTIFVAVAACDAIAAVAGCRPQIKWVNDLLMGGRKLAGILTELSLEGESGRVDSAVVGIGINCHAAAFPADLAAKATSLEAETERRIRRAQLAAALLDRFFDMAGHGQPARYADDLARYRADCVTLGRRVLVSSPAGTRTGQALAVTDSGALTVRFDGGRTEDLSSGEVSLHGDPPPG
- a CDS encoding ABC transporter ATP-binding protein → MIEVRDLTKTFGACRALDHISCTIDNGCIYGLVGSNGAGKSTLLRLLTGIYRPDAGSVRLNGREVCNDPMAKQRMIFVADELFFLPGANMHRMARLYAAEYPAFSYERLRALAARFGLDMNANIQTFSKGMRRQAAILLSLCCHTDYILLDETFDGLDPVMRALVKRTLYEDIETRRATAVISSHSLRELEDTCDQLALMHRGGLVFESDVQNLKTTLFKVQVAFPEDFDRSVFDGVELLRFEKQGSVARAIVRADRDEMRQRLAKRAPLLLELLPLSLEEVFVYELEALGYAFGGDEEVEKEI
- a CDS encoding GntR family transcriptional regulator encodes the protein MLSIDKLSRVPIYEQVIEQVEMKIRLGDFAEGELLPSVRALSVALEVNPNTLQKAYAELERRGLCRSTPGNGRFVSVGARAVIAHGMREKLRAFGMLAAQLHSEGATMKELHGAVEEAAGVGAKGRTTDD
- the serC gene encoding 3-phosphoserine/phosphohydroxythreonine transaminase; translation: MGERIYNFSAGPAMMPEPVLARAATEMLDWNGSGMSVMEMSHRSKTYAAIFQDAERSLRELMEIPDTHRVLFLQGGATLQFSMIPVNLLPRTGRADYAITGEFAKKAFKEGQKVGEVRAAADLSGENFSRIPAQSELALDAGAAYFHYCMNNTIFGTKWPYIPETGDVPLTCDMSSCILSEPVDVSRFGLIYAGAQKNMGPAGLTVVILHEDLAGAAPPSTPGLLDYAALIKSDSMLNTPPTYGIYLLGLVLDWVRSQGGLAALRTHNLAKAAVLYDALDESRLFKPSADKGSRSMMNVTFFTGDPALDDLFVKEAAAAGLVTLKGHRAVGGMRASIYNAMPMDGVLKLAAFMRAFEKKH